AGTTCTTGACGACCCGGTAGCCGAGGTAGAGGATGGCCGCCAGGATCAGAAGCCTCAGTATCATAGCTCCCCCAACTTCTTTATTTCCTCATCCCCCTCCCCCTCTTCAGTAAGGGTCCGGGCCAGCTCCTCCGCCTTTTCCTCCAGCACGGGGTGGGTGAACTCGGGCGCTATCTCGCCCATGGGGACCATGACGAACGCCCTCCTGTGGGCGTGCGGGTGCGGGATGATAAGGGCCTCCTCGTCCATAACCCTGTCGCCATAGAAGACGATATCCAGGTCTATCAGCCGGGGGTCCCACCGGGCCGAAGGCTCACGGCCCATCTCCGTCTCCACGGCCTTGAGCCCTTCGAGGAGTTTGAGCGGGGCGAGCCCGGTCTCTATCTCTATTACGCAATTTATGAAGGGGGGCTGGTCCGTAACGCCCCAGGGGGAGGTCTCGTAGAGGGATGAACTCTTCAGCACCTTCGACCCCCGGCAGAGACGGGGGAGCATACCGACGGCCCTCTCCACGTTCGACACCCTGTTGCCGAGGTTGGAGCCGATGGAGATGAAGGCCCGGTCTTTCATACATAAGCTCCGGAAGTGGTCAGAACTCCAGGTCGAGCGCCTTGAGCCTGGCCCCGAGCTCTTCGGCGACCCTCCGCTCGCCCGCCTCGCTATTCGCCTGGAAGGTGGCGGAAAAGCGTAGATAGCTCCCGGCGTCGTCCCACGGCACGGTCGAGATGTGGGCCTCCTTTATGAGGTACTGCGAGGCGTCCTCGGCGCTCTTGAACTTCACATCCTTGCCCGCCCCGACCGGGGCCTTTACGTAAAGGTAGAACGAGCCCCTGGGCATGGCCGCGGAAAAACCGGCGTCGGTGAGGGCCTCGACCATGAGTTTTAGCCTCTTCCTGTACCTCGTCGCTATCTTATCGGTTATCTCCGCGTGCTCCAGCGCGTAGACGCCCGCCTTCTGTATCGCTATGAACTGGCCCGAGTCGTAGTTGTCCTTCACGTGCGCGAAGGCGCCTATAACCTTCTCCGAGCCGACGAGGAAGGCGAGCCTCCAGCCGGTCATGTTGAACGCCTTGGAGAAGGAATGTATCTCCACGCCCACGTCCTTCGCGCCGTCGATTGAGAGGAAGCTCAGAGGCTTTCCGTCGAAAGAGAGGGCCGCGTAGGCCGCGTCGTGCACGACGACTATGTCGTTCGCGCGCGCGAACTCCACGACCTTTTCGAAGAACTCCACGGTGGCCACGGCACCGGTCGGGTTGTTCGGGTAGTTCAGATAGAGAAGCTTCGCCTTCTTCAAGTCTTCCTTCCCTATCGAGTCCAGGTCGGGCAGGAAGCCGTTCTCCTCCAGGAGCTTCAGCTTAACGACCTTCCCGCCGTGCCACTCGGTGTGGGTGGCCATGACGGGATAGCCCGGTACGGTCATGAGCGTTACGTCGCCCTCGTCTATGAAGGCGTCCGGGAGCATGGCGAGCGCGGGCTTCGAGCCTATGGAGTGGAGGACCTCCCTCTCCGGGTCTATATCCCCGACGCCGAAGACCCGCTCCATATAGATGGCGGCGGCGGCCTTCAACTCCCGTATGCCGTTATCCGCGTAGCCCCTGTTCTCCGGCTTGGCGCACTCTATCCTCAAGGCCTCGACCACCATGGGAAAGGCCATGTCGTCCGGCTCGCCCACGCCGAGGTCGAGGAGCTCCCTGGACGGGTCCTTCTCCCTGGCCTCGGCCTTTGCCCTCTTTATCTTCTCGAACTTGTAGACCGCCGTATCCTTGCCGAACTTCCTGCCGCCTATCCTCCCGGCGAAAAGGTTCTGTATGTAGCTTTCAGACATGCTTTCTATATCCTCCTTCTTCAGCCTTCCACGACCTTGTTCTTGAGGCTGCCTATCCCCTCTATCCTTACCTCGACCTCGTCGCCCGGCTTCATCTTGCCGACGCCCGACGGGGTGCCGGTGGCTATGACGTCGCCCGGCATGAGCGTCATCACGCGCGAGACGAAACTTATAAGCTCGAAGACGTTGAATATCATGTCCGAGGTGCTCGTGTCCTGCCGCTTCTCGCCGTTAAGGAAGGTCTCGACCCGTACGTCGGTGGGGTCTATGTCCGCCTCCAACCACGGCCCCATGGGCGCGAAGGTGTCGAACCCCTTGGCGCGGGTGTACTGTACGTCCTTGCCCTGAAGGTCCCGGGCCGTTACGTCGTTGAAGCACGTGTAGCCGAAGATGCAGTTCCGCGCTTTCTCTACCGAGACGTCCTTCGTCACCACGCCTATGACCACCCCGAGCTCCCCCTCGTAGTCCACGCGCCGGGACATGTGCGAGGGGTAGCGTATATCGTCGCCCGGACCTATGACGGAGCTGGGAGGTTTAAGGAAGAGCATCGGCTCCTCGGGGAGCGGCTTGTCGAACTCCGCGGCGTGGGCCTTGTAGTTCAACCCTATGGCCACGACCTTGGTCGGCGTGACCGGAGAGAGGAGCTTGACCTCATCAAGCTTGCGGGCCTCTTTCCCCTTATTGAGACTCCCCTCCTCGACCTCGTATATGAGGCCATCCTCCACTATGCCGAACGGGGTGTTGTTCCCCGACTGGAATCTCGCTACCTTCATCTAACGCTTCCTCCTTCCGGTCATGGCCTTGAGCTTGAGCCTCAAGGCGTTAAGCTTTATAAAGCCCTCGGCGTCGGCCTGGTCGTAGACCGTGTCCTCCTCGAAGGTGGCGAAGTCCGGGTGGTAGAGCGAGACCTTCGCCTCCCTCCCGGCC
This genomic interval from Thermodesulfobacteriota bacterium contains the following:
- the folK gene encoding 2-amino-4-hydroxy-6-hydroxymethyldihydropteridine diphosphokinase, with product MKDRAFISIGSNLGNRVSNVERAVGMLPRLCRGSKVLKSSSLYETSPWGVTDQPPFINCVIEIETGLAPLKLLEGLKAVETEMGREPSARWDPRLIDLDIVFYGDRVMDEEALIIPHPHAHRRAFVMVPMGEIAPEFTHPVLEEKAEELARTLTEEGEGDEEIKKLGEL
- a CDS encoding LL-diaminopimelate aminotransferase; its protein translation is MSESYIQNLFAGRIGGRKFGKDTAVYKFEKIKRAKAEAREKDPSRELLDLGVGEPDDMAFPMVVEALRIECAKPENRGYADNGIRELKAAAAIYMERVFGVGDIDPEREVLHSIGSKPALAMLPDAFIDEGDVTLMTVPGYPVMATHTEWHGGKVVKLKLLEENGFLPDLDSIGKEDLKKAKLLYLNYPNNPTGAVATVEFFEKVVEFARANDIVVVHDAAYAALSFDGKPLSFLSIDGAKDVGVEIHSFSKAFNMTGWRLAFLVGSEKVIGAFAHVKDNYDSGQFIAIQKAGVYALEHAEITDKIATRYRKRLKLMVEALTDAGFSAAMPRGSFYLYVKAPVGAGKDVKFKSAEDASQYLIKEAHISTVPWDDAGSYLRFSATFQANSEAGERRVAEELGARLKALDLEF
- a CDS encoding fumarylacetoacetate hydrolase family protein, encoding MKVARFQSGNNTPFGIVEDGLIYEVEEGSLNKGKEARKLDEVKLLSPVTPTKVVAIGLNYKAHAAEFDKPLPEEPMLFLKPPSSVIGPGDDIRYPSHMSRRVDYEGELGVVIGVVTKDVSVEKARNCIFGYTCFNDVTARDLQGKDVQYTRAKGFDTFAPMGPWLEADIDPTDVRVETFLNGEKRQDTSTSDMIFNVFELISFVSRVMTLMPGDVIATGTPSGVGKMKPGDEVEVRIEGIGSLKNKVVEG